Proteins encoded by one window of Salvia splendens isolate huo1 chromosome 5, SspV2, whole genome shotgun sequence:
- the LOC121802530 gene encoding heavy metal-associated isoprenylated plant protein 32-like, which produces MDNYATLRCVLKVHSRCDACKRHTVEILTSITGTYDITMDAERSEAMIVGQVDPNYCIRAISRCNGHAELVWANLKHPKMGGESYGYGSFGNSYGHGGIQVGRFQNILTLLTISTMIMNMIVDNVSLILSLIIPSLTTVKIP; this is translated from the exons ATGGATAATTACGCAACTTTG CGTTGTGTTCTGAAAGTGCATTCTCGTTGCGACGCATGCAAGAGACACACCGTGGAAATACTAACTTCAATCACCG GAACGTACGATATCACAATGGATGCAGAGAGAAGTGAAGCGATGATCGTGGGCCAAGTCGACCCGAATTATTGCATCAGGGCAATATCAAGATGCAATGGACATGCGGAACtagtgtgggcaaatctcaaaCATCCAAAAATGGGAGGTGAATCTTATGGCTATGGTAGCTTCGGAAATTCCTATGGCCACGGGGGTATTCAAGTAGGACGATTCCAGAATATTCTTACACTTCTAACAATATCAACTATGATTATGAATATGATCGTAGACAACGTGAGCCTTATCCTATCATTGATTATACCATCCCTTACCACAGTGAAGATTCCATGA
- the LOC121802524 gene encoding protein ROH1-like yields MPITESSSSAPSSIFSILSRRRDQVHSIEPPSHSAADTEAEAFQRHVADRFNGLAAADSGSLLSIPWLRSLLDAFLLCQEEFTAIMASNAAVLRRTPVDRAAAYYFDRSVKALDVCNAVRDGIELIRQWKKQLEIVLTALDGRRRATSDAQFRRAKKALINLAIGMLDRKQSTATFATRNRSFSRHHDQKSPGVVHSRSLSWSVSRSWSAAKQLQALCNNLTPPRPNETNGVSLSVFTMSHVLVFTMWALVAAIPCQDRSLQAHFHVPKQFPWAGAILSPRERILEESKRANACGLLREIREIERCSRRLNELVDSAELPLSEEREREVKERVEEVRNVSEGLKRELDPLESQVRQVFHCIVRSRTEGLVFIT; encoded by the coding sequence ATGCCGATTActgaatcatcatcatcagctcCGAGCTCAATTTTCTCGATCCTGAGCCGGCGGCGCGATCAGGTCCATTCAATTGAGCCGCCGTCGCACTCCGCCGCCGACACGGAGGCGGAGGCCTTCCAGCGCCACGTCGCCGACCGGTTCAACGGCCTAGCGGCGGCGGACTCCGGCAGCCTCCTGTCAATCCCATGGCTGCGCAGCCTCCTCGACGCATTCCTCCTCTGCCAGGAGGAATTCACGGCGATCATGGCCAGCAACGCCGCCGTCCTCCGCCGTACTCCGGTGGATCGCGCCGCCGCCTACTACTTCGACCGGAGCGTCAAAGCCCTTGACGTCTGCAACGCCGTCCGCGACGGAATTGAGCTGATCAGACAGTGGAAAAAGCAGCTTGAAATTGTCCTCACCGCCTTGGATGGCCGCCGGAGAGCCACCAGCGACGCCCAATTCCGCCGAGCCAAGAAAGCCCTAATCAATCTCGCCATCGGAATGCTCGACCGGAAGCAATCCACAGCCACGTTCGCGACGAGAAACCGCTCGTTCAGCCGCCACCACGACCAGAAAAGCCCGGGGGTAGTCCACTCCCGGTCCCTCTCGTGGAGCGTGTCCCGGTCGTGGTCCGCCGCGAAACAACTGCAAGCATTATGCAATAACCTAACCCCGCCCCGTCCCAACGAGACGAACGGGGTTAGTTTATCCGTGTTTACTATGAGCCACGTGCTCGTGTTCACAATGTGGGCCCTGGTGGCCGCAATCCCGTGCCAGGATCGCAGCCTGCAGGCCCATTTCCACGTCCCGAAGCAGTTCCCGTGGGCCGGGGCAATCCTCTCGCCACGGGAGAGGATATTGGAGGAGTCGAAGAGGGCGAACGCGTGCGGGTTGCTGAGGGAGATTCGAGAGATTGAGAGATGCTCGCGGCGTTTGAACGAGCTCGTTGATTCTGCGGAGCTCCCATTGTcggaggagagggagagggaggtgAAGGAGAGGGTTGAGGAAGTGAGGAATGTGAGTGAGGGTTTGAAGAGGGAGCTTGATCCATTGGAATCACAAGTTAGACAAGTGTTTCATTGCATTGTTCGAAGTAGAACTGAAGGTCTTGTTTTTATTACATGA
- the LOC121803297 gene encoding uncharacterized protein LOC121803297, whose translation MELELGLKLTNVADKFASDFRIAKDRAGPVFVSRETDTAFFLTAHLKGYKRRNIKIDINEDGSLIGIGGEKQVQETVMVGWKLYKKETETKGFKKVFRIPQGVIVDEIKATSNDDESTLSITMPKKAKGIRGGTAIEEVKDRPELVRAGSGSLQIADEKSAIAESSNKGRIREDGEEQHQEKPVSDHDLEDAGRLAPSIHGARLEGDTCMEDEEKQSNIDDVQETKDELDTYKQDVDERSYEGRAEPCAIEPSEETQEAKPRAGEDDEESPREKRFKLCLPIVAGSTLLLTFVVFVFQMIRSKHQTSRKRD comes from the exons ATGGAGCTCGAGTTAGGACTCAAGTTAACGAACGTCGCTGACAAGTTCGCTTCTGACTTTCGGATCGCAAAGGACCGTGCCGGCCCCGTGTTCGTGTCTAGAGAAACGGATACCGCATTCTTCCTCACTGCTCATCTCAAAG GTTATAAGAGAAGGAACATAAAGATCGATATAAACGAAGACGGGAGCTTGATCGGAATAGGCGGTGAAAAGCAGGTGCAAGAGACCGTCATGGTGGGGTGGAAGTTGTACAAGAAAGAGACAGAAACAAAGGGATTCAAGAAAGTTTTCAGAATTCCACAAGGGGTGATTGTTGACGAGATCAAGGCCACATCCAACGACGACGAATCAACTCTGTCGATCACCATGCCGAAGAAAGCCAAAGGAATCCGCGGTGGCACTGCCATTGAAGAAGTCAAGGATAGGCCAGAGCTCGTTAGAGCGGGGTCCGGGAGTTTGCAGATTGCAGATGAGAAGAGCGCCATAGCAGAGAGTTCAAACAAGGGGAGAATCAGAGAAGATGGTGAAGAGCAACACCAAGAAAAACCAGTTTCAGATCATGATCTCGAAGATGCAGGGCGGCTAGCACCATCCATTCATGGTGCTCGCTTGGAAGGTGACACGTGCATGGAAGACGAGGAAAAGCAGAGCAACATAGACGATGTGCAAGAAACAAAAGATGAACTGGATACTTACAAGCAAGATGTTGATGAAAGATCGTATGAAGGCAGAGCAGAGCCTTGCGCCATTGAACCTTCCGAAGAAACTCAAGAAGCAAAGCCTAGGGCGGGAGAGGATGATGAAGAGAGTCCTCGGGAGAAAAGGTTCAAATTATGTCTGCCTATCGTTGCTGGTTCGACTCTACTTCTGACGTTTGTGGTGTTCGTCTTCCAAATGATACGAAGCAAGCACCAAACTAGCAGAAAGAGAGATTGA